Part of the Ruania alba genome is shown below.
GGCGTACTCCCCGGGCACGGGCTCAAGGTCGGCTACTACGCCCAGGAGCACGAGACGCTCGACACCAGCCGCACCGTCGTGGAGAACCTCCGATCCGCCGCCCCGGACCTCACCGATACGCAGGTGCGGAGCGTGCTTGGGTCCTTCCTGTTCTCCGGTGACGATGCCGAGAAGCCCGCCGCGGTGCTCTCCGGCGGGGAGAAGACCAGGCTGGCGCTCGCCGTCCTGGTGGTTTCCCAGGCCAACGTGCTGCTGCTGGACGAGCCCACGAACAACCTCGACCCGGCCAGCCGCGAGGAGATCCTCGCCGCGCTGCGCAGCTTCACCGGAGCGGTCGTACTGGTCACGCACGACGAAGGAGCGGTTCAGGCCCTCGAGCCGGAGCGGGTGCTGCTGCTCCCGGACGGTGATGAAGACCTGTGGAACACCAACTACCTCGAGCTGGTCTCGCTCGCCTGAGCACCGTCCGAGGAGTCCGGCGGGCGCATCGCTGCCAGCTGGGCGTCGATCATCGCGTCCTCTTCCTCCTCCGCGCTGGGCCGCCGAGGCCGGCGGGGCGTGTCACGATTCCCGACGGCGTCCGGTCGCCTCGCCGAGGCACCGTCAGCCAGTGCAGCCGCCTCCCGGCGGGCGAGCACGACGAATCCGACCAGTGAACCGATCGCGAAGACCCACCACTGGAAGGCGTAGGAGAGATGGTTGCCGACGTCCACGGACGGGCGCGGCAGCGGTGCCGGGGGACGGGCCGTCGTCGGGCTCTCCTCGGCCAGCACACCGTAGGTGCCGGAGACGATCGATCCGGCGACGGCCGCTCCTGGCGCCGCCTCCTCGAGCACCTGACCGGGGTGGATCGCGCGCACCGACCCGGCAGCCAGCTCACGGTCAGAGGCAGGTTCGGCCCCGCGCAGGCGGACGGTGAGGGTGACGTTCCCGTCCGGTAACTCGCGCTCAGCCGCATGATCGCCGAACGCGTCGGTGCGATACCACCCACGATCGATCGCCAACAGCCACGGTTGCTCCGGATCGCCCGAGTCAGCGACAAAGATCCCCAGCACGTGGTCGGCCGGTGATCCCTCGATCGGGCGCTGGGGGAGCAGCACCGACGGCGTCAGATAGGTCCCGCTCACCTGCACCCGGCGCCAGGTGAGGTCGTCGTCCCAGGGGGCGTCCGCCGTCGGGAGCAGTTCGGACAGCGGCACCGGCGCGGCTTCGTAGTTCGCGGTGACCAGCGCGGCAGCGTCGGCCTTGCCCTGGTAGCGGGTCAGCTGCCAGTGCCCCAGGAGGGTGCACGCCAGGCACACCACCAGCGTGACCGCCCCGATGCCCGCCCACCGGCGTGATCGGAGGAAGGCGTACCGGGAACCGACCGCTGGTGACGGTTCGGTCATGGAGCGGGCAGCTCGGAGACGGGGACGGTCTCGCACAGGAAAGATCGTGCCCCGAGGAACTGCTCCAGGTGCTGGCGGTGGTCCTCACACGCCAGCCACGTTTTGCGCCGGTCGGGGGTGTGCAGGCGGGGGTTGTTCCAGCGCAGTCCCCACGCCGCGGTGGCGCGGCACCCCTTCGCGCTGCAGATCAGCTCGTCGTTCGGCATGTTCGCGGGGCTGGTGTTGCTCACTGACGCACCTCGTCCGCCTCTATCACCCGGGCACCGACCTGGTGGTCGGGCTCGATCGGGACCTGGTCGATCATGGTGTCCGGCTCTGTGCGACGCTCTCCGGCGTTGACCAGCATGACGGCGACGATCGGCAGGATACCGGCCGCGGCGAGGCACACCCAGCGGATCCAGCCGTCGATGAAGAACGCGCCCGCGAAGCATGCCGTCCGGATGCCCATGGTGATCAGGTACCGCACGATCCGGTCGTGGGACTGAACACTCTGTGGGCGTCCGGCGCTGGTGATCGCATGAACTTCGGACACCCTTCCAGGGTACGCCGCCTCGCTCCATCAGGGGACCTGGCGCCGTGGTGGCAGTGAACGCGCTAGCGTGGCCCGAGCACACGCGAGAGGAGCACACGTTGAGCGAGCAGGTCGAGCAGCAGGGCGGTCGTACCGTCGTCGTCACCGGAGCGAACCGCGGTATCGGACGGGCGATCGCGGAGCGTTTCGTGGCCGACGGGTATCGGGTGGCGGGGATCGCTCGCAAGGACGATCTGCCGGACGGCGTGTTCTTCGCCGAGGCGGACATGACGGACAGCGCTTCCGTGGACGCCGCGTTCACGGCGATCGAAGAGCACCAAGGGCCCACCGAGGTGCTCGTGGCCAATGCCGGCATCACCAAGGACACGCTGCTGATGCGGATGAGCGACGAGGAGTTCACCGACGTGGTGGACGTGAACCTCACCGGAGTGTTCCGGTGCGTACGCCGCGCCACGAAGGGCATGATCCGCAAGCGCACCGGCCGGATCATCATGATCTCCTCCGTGGTGGGCCTGTACGGCTCACCCGGTCAGGTGAACTATGCGGCCACCAAGTCCGGCCTGGTCGGGATGGCCCGCTCCATCACTCGCGAGCTGGGCGGGCGCGGTATCACCGCGAACGTGGTGGCACCCGGGTTCATCGACACAGCCATGACGGCCGAGCTGCCCGAGGCCACACAGCAGAGCTACCTCGGGTCGATCCCGGCCGGCCGGTTCGGCCAGACGCAGGAGATCGCCGACGCCGTGGCCTTCCTCGCCACCGCCGGGTACGTCAGCGGGGCTGTGATCCCGGTGGACGGCGGGCTCGGGATGGGGCACTGAGCCGCATCAGGCTCCAGGGACGCTAGGCTCGGCGCCGGATCAACTCATCATCACGGAAGGACACCCCATGGGACTGCTCGAGGGGAAGACCCTGCTCGTCACCGGCGTGCTCATGCAGAGCTCGATCGCGTTCTCGGTGGCACGCCTGGCTCAGGAACAGGGCGCCACCGTGGTGCTCTCCTCGTTCGGTCGCCAGCTCAAGCTCACCCAGGCGATCGCGCGACGCCTCCCGCAGCCCGCGCCGGTGGTCGAGCTCGACGTCACCAACGAGGAGGATCTGGCTGCCCTGGCCGATCGTGTGTCCGAGCATGTCGACCACCTCGACGGGGTGGTGCACTCGATCGGGTTCGCCCCACAGTCGGTGATGGGCGGCAACTTCCTCGCCGGTGAGTGGAAGGACGTCTCCACCGCAGTGGAGGTCTCGGCGTTCTCGCTGAAGTCCCTCGCGGTGGCGGCCAAGCCGCTGCTCACCCGTGGATCGGGCGTGGTGGGCCTGACCTTCGACGCCCAGTACGCCTGGCCGGTCTACGACTGGATGGGCGTGGCCAAGGCCGCGTTCGAGGCCACGGCCAGGTATCTGGCTCGGGACCTCGGCCCGGACGGGATCCGGGTGAACCTCGTCTCCGCCGGTCCGCTGCGTACCACCGCGGCGAAGTCGATCCCCGGCTTCGAGGAGATGGAAGGGGGCTGGCCGGACCGGGCACCGCTCGGTTGGGATGTCTCCGACGCCGAGCCCACCGCCCGTACGATCGTGGCCCTGCTCTCGGACTGGTTCCCGGCCACCACCGCGGAGATCGTGCACGTCGACGGTGGCGTGCACGCCATGGGGCTCTAGGTCTCGACCAGGTCGTTTTCGTGTCTGAGCGAGAGCTGATGTTCCTGCTCTGCCTGACCCTTGGCCTGTGCTTCGTAGGCGGCACCGTCTGGGCCAGGCGGGGCCGGTCGTTCCGCGCTCGGAGCTGGATGTACACGCCGGCGGGCCCGATGAGGACCGAGCGGATGGTCATCCTGGGCGCGCCCACCTGTGGATTCGGTCTGCTCGCTCTGAGCGCCGTCGCGCTTCCGCCAGGGGCCTTCGGTATCGAGTTCCTCACGCCACATGTGCTGAGCGTCGTCATGGTCATGGCGATCATGCTGCTCGGCCTGCTGGCTCTCCCGTTGCTGTACTGGGTATTGGTCTTCATCCCGATCCCGGACGTCTGCTATCCCCGATGGGCCAGGGAGGTGCGGCGCGATCGGCGACTGTTTCCGCAGACGAGTCCCGAGCAACCGCGTGATCCGAGCGATTGACCGGGCCCAGGTTCAGGGGGCGGTTCAGGCTGAATCCCGCTCCACCGGCTGGCGCAGGATCGTGCGCAAGCGTTCCGCCGGCATGCGCCGCGGGTCACTGAGGTAGATCTCGTGGTGCCTGCCGGTCCTCCGCAGCCCCTGGGCGGGGATGAACTCGGTGTGCATCGCGGCCAGCACCGGCGCCTCGTCGTCGTAGGACCCGACGTGCAGGGTCTGCACGCTCAGCCCCTCCTCCAGGGTCTCCAGGCGGACGTGGTCCAACACGGGGGCGCCTCCCTTGTGGCGCACCCGCTCCCGTGCCGTCTCGACGTGTTCCGCATCGAGCCAGTCCGGCAGGCCGATCATCACTGTCCAGTGCCAGCGTGACTTGTCCCGCTCGGTGGTGAACGCCGTCATGTCGTCGGCCCACCAGAGTGCCTCCAGGGGCGGTACCACGTAGTCCCGGTCCAGCTCGGTCTTGCTGAGGAACTTCACGACGTAGGCCACCGGGTACAGCGAGCTGACGGCGTCGGAGTAGTCCACCGACGTGTTCGGGTCGCCCTGCCCGTCGAGCATCAGGTACTGCAGTGGCGGCACCTGCATCAGGGAGAACTGGCCGTGCCGGGCGGAGTAGGAGGGGATCGTCTTCTTGAGGTCGATCTTCATCACGCGACTCCCGGCGGTGGCGACAGCACCCGTGGACGATACCGCGGACCTCAGGTGCGGATGCTTGCCGCCACGAGCCGCTGCTGCCGCTGTGCCAGGAGGTGCTCACCGGTGACCGGGCCGGTGAACGGGAGTCCGAGCCGTTCGAACTGCGACCGCGGGGCATGGTTGGCTCGCATCAGCTCGACCATCGCGTCGGCGAGGGCGAGCTCGATGTCGTCGTCGACGATGGGGTCCAGCTGCTGCGGGTCCTGCTGGAGGTCGAACAGCAACGTGCCGAAGTCGTAGGCATTCAGGTTTCCGAACGTGGTGCCCGGCATACGCAACGGTCGCACCCCCTTCGTGAACGGGAACGGGGCAGCCAGCTCGGTCTCCAGCAGCTCCTCCGGTGCGAACCTCGCCCGCATGTGGGTGGGCATCAGCGTGTGCTCCTCCAGCGGTGCATTCTCCGGAGAGACGGACGCGCGCATGTAGACGTACCGGCCGTCGGTGACGTTCACATGCCCGCCGAAGCTGCCGAACAGGGCGTGCGAACGGATCTGGTGGTCCGCCGCGACCGTGTCGGCCAGGGAGCGGCCCTCCATGTCCGGTGTCGGGTCGCCGTCGAAGTGGTCGAGAAGAGTGGCGGGCAGATCGATCGTCTGCACCAGTGCCGACCGACGCTCGCCACGGACACCGCTGCGGGGATCCCACACGAACAGGGGTGTGTGGATCGTCTCGTCGTACCAGGGCTGGACGATCTTGCCCCACCATCCGTGCTCACCCAGCAGGAATCCGTGGTCGGTGCAGACGATGAGCATCGTGTCCTCCCACATATTGTGGGCGTCCATGACGTCCAGTACGCGCCCGAGTGACTCGTCGCACTGGGTCAGCAGAGCCGAGTACTCGTCCCGGGCATGCTGGACCACCTCCGGCGGCTCCGAGACCGGGGCGTAGGGCGGCCAGTCGAAGTCGGGGCCGTCGTAGTCGCGTCGGTAGTGCTCCTTGTGGCGTTTGGCGGAGAAGAACGGTTCGTGCGGGTCGAACGTCTCGATCTGGACCAGCCACCGGTCCTGAGCAGCGTTGGTCTCGATGAACTCGATGCCGGCGTCGAATACCTTCGTCTGCGGATGGTCGGCCTCGTCGGTGAGGTACTGCCGGTTGATCGCGTCCTGCCGGCGGGCGTCGTGGGCTCCCTGATGCGCGCCGGCACCAGTGTGCGCCGAGGGCGGGGGAGAACCTTCTGTCGACGACGGCACATGGCCCTTCCACTTGTCGCCCTCCTGCCCGCGGAAGAGCTCGAAGGTGGAGAAGCGCTGGTGGTAGGTCGCCCCGCCGTCCTCCCAGTAGTGCTGGTGATCGGTGACGAGGTGACTGTAGACGCCGAGCTCGCGCAGTAGCTCCGGCAATGAGTCGTCGAACGGCTCCAGCGGTCCCCACGAGCGATGCAGGAAGTTGTAGCGACCGGTGTGCAGCTCTCGACGGGCGGGCATGCACGGCATGGAGCCTGCATAGCAGTTGTCGAAGGTGACGGTGCGCTCGGCCAGTCGCTGGAAGTTCGGCGCGTATGTCGACGTGCAGCCGTACGGGGGCAGGTAACGGCGGTTCAGGGTGTCGAACATGACCACGATGGCCTTCATCGGCTCACTCTCTTCTCGGTGCGATCGTCCTGTCGCTCAGGTCGTCCAGCATGCTTCGCAGGCGGACCATCCACTCCATGTAGCGGTCGGTTCGCCAGTTGCCATGTACGTGCTGCTCCTCGCGGAGCGCCTCGAGGGCAGCGATGTTCGCCTCCGGGCGAGCGAACGTGGTGTCGATCGATCGGTCGCGCCCCCGATTGCGGGCGATCTCCTCGGTGCGAAAGGCAAGCTCTTGGTCGATCAGTTCCAGCGCCCGCGGCAGGTCGAGCAAGGCGCCGACCTCGATGCGGAACTTCAGCTCCGGGTCGTCCAGGTACCCCTTCGGTGCGTAGGTGCTCGCCAGCCACTCCCGCAGCCGCTGCACTCCCGAATCGGTGATGTGGTACACCTTCGCATCCGGGGCGTTCTGTCGCTTCTCGACCTCGAACTCCAGCAGCCCCGCCTCGTGGAGTCGGTTCAGATATCGGTACACCTGGCTCGCGTACCGGTCGTAGCCGATGAACTTCCCCTCCTGCTTGAGCCAGGCGACGATGTCGTAGCCGCTCATCCGGCGGACCAGCAGCCAGCTCAGCAGGGCGATCTCGAGCTTCATCGTTCATCCTCAGGGGCGTGTGTGTGCTGGGGCAGGACCGCCTCATCGTAGGCATCTACTTCAGCGCTCCACTGAGGACACCGCTGCGGAAGAACCGCTGCACCAGGAGGAAGCCGATAACGATCGGAATGCTGATTGCCAGCACGGCGGCCATCAGTAGCGTCCACTGGGTGGAGTTCTCCTGGAAGAAGATCGTCAGTCCCAGCTGGAGGGTGCGCATGTCGTTGCTGGTGGTGGATACGAGCGGCCAGAGGAAGTCGTTCCAGGCCGCCTGGAAGGCGATGACGGCGACGATCGCGGCCGCCGGCTTGACCAGCGGTGTGTAGATGCGGGCGAAGATGTGTACCTCCGATGCGCCATCGACCCGGGCGGCATCCCCGAGTTCGGTCGGGAGACCCGCGTAGAACTGGCGCATCAGGAAGATCGGCAGGGCGCTCACCAGGTGCGGGAGCATCAGCGCCGGCAGGGTGTCCAGCATGCCGGTGCCCCCCGCACCGAGAATGTCGTTCCCGCCGAGCAACGGCACCCGCGTGATCATCACGAACAGCGGCACCATGGCAACCTCGGGCGGCACGACGAGCAAGGCGACCACGAGCAGGGTCAGGGTGTTCTTGGCCCGCACAGGGAGCAGCGCCAGTGCGTACCCGGCTGAGCAGGAGAGGAGGAGCTGGGTCAGCGTACAGACCACGGCCACGGCCACACTGTTGCCGAAGAACCGCACGAAATCGGTGCTCCCGAAGGCGTCGGCGTAGTTGCCGAGGTCCAGGTGCGTGGGCCACTGACCCAGGTTCTGCCCGCTCGGTGTCAGCGAGATCATCACGATGTAGCCGACCGGTACCGCGTACAGGGCTGCGAGGATCAGGGCTACGGCCTGCCAGATGCCGGCCGTGCGGCGTGAGGTCTTCATGGTCATGGATCAGTCCTTCCTGGTCCGCAACAGCACCCGGAGCAGCACCGACAGCACCACCACGAGAACGAAGAGCATGACGGCGATCGCGCACGCGGTCCCGATGTCCAGCCGGAGGAACGCCTCGTCATACATCAGGTAGACGAGCGTTCGAGTAGCGTTCACAGGGCCACCACCGGTCATCACGTAGGACTGGGTGAACATCTGCAACGCACCCAGGAACCAGGTGATGGCCACGAACGAGACGACCTTGGAGATCGAGGGCAGGGTCACCGCGAAGAATCGGCGCACCGGACCGGCGCCGTCCATCATGGCGGCCTCGGTGAGCTCCTCCGGAACGGACTGCAGGGCGGCCAGCACGATGATCATGAAGTAGCCGAGGTTGCGCCAAAGGCTCATCACGATGATCGACGGCATCGCGAGCGAGCTGTCCGTGAGGAAGTACACGGGGTGGTCGACTCCGAGCGCACCGAGTGCGGCGTTGATAGGTCCGACGGCCGGATCGAGGAGCAGGTTCCACATCAGCGCCACCACCACGTAGGACGCGGCCTGCGGGATGTAGACGATCGTGCGCATCACCGCCCCGCCGAACAGGGCCCTGTTGAACAGCAGCGCCACGAAGATGGTGACCACGATCCCGATGAGGACCTGACCGAACGCAAAGCTCACCGTGTTGCGCAACGACTCCCAGTACACGGGGTCACCGAGCACGGTGCGGTAGTTGCGAAGGCCCACCCACTGCGGAGGTTCGAGCAGGCCGTAGCTGGTGAAGCTGAGCGCGAAGGCCGCGAGCAGTGGGACGAGGGCGGTGATGACGATCCCGGTGTAGGCCGGTGCGACCAGCAGGTTGCCGGCCCGCCGCTGGCCGCTGCGGAGGTCGACCCGGCCCGTCGAGGGTGCGGACGTCGTCACCGCTGTTGCCTGATCAGTCAGCATTGATGCCGTCGATCGTCGCGTCGAGCTGCTGGAGGGTCTCCTCGACAGACCGTTCCTGCCGGATCGCCGCCTGGAGCGCTGTGTTGATCTCCTGCTGGATCTCCAGCAGGTTCGGGGACGTCGGCAGCGCCCGTGCGTCGGCGAGGGCGGCGATCAGCTCGGGCTCGGAGTCCTCGAGGTAGGCCGCATCGGTGAGATCGGACCGGGCCGGCAGCCCGCCGAAGAACTCGGCGTAGCGCTCGGCATTATCCTTGGAAGCGAGCGTGGACACCAGCGCCCAGGCGGCGTCCGGCTGGTCCGTGGTCGCGGAGATCGCCAGCTTGTTGATCCACGCGATCGTGGTGGGCTCACTTGTCGCCGTGCCGCCTAGCGGAGGGCCGGCGACCAGATGGTCCCGGACCTCCGGTGCGAACTCAGCGGCGTTGCGCAGTTGCGTCTGACTGCCGAAGACCATCCCTGCTGTACCCGCGATCGTGGGGCGTGCGCCGGTGCCTTGGTACACCAGATGCGGGTCGGAGAGGCCAGAGTCGAAGTAGCCGACGAGATACTCGAGCGCGGCGTGGCCTTCGGCGCTGGCGAGGGTGGAAGCGCCGTCGTCGGAGAAGAACGCCCCGCCGGCCTGGTACAGCAGCTGACTCCACGCCTGCATCATCCCTACCGCGTTGTCCTGGCTCCAGAACGTCGGGAACTCCAGAGGGCCACCGGACTCGGCGTCCAGTGCTTCGGCGACGGCGCGGTACTCGTCCCAGGTCGTCGGGATGGAGGCACCGACCTGGTCGAGCAGGTCGGTGCGGTAGAACGGTGCGCGCACGTCGGCGTACACGGGAACGGCGTAGCTGACACCGTCGTAGGTGCCGTCGGCAAGCATGTCGGGATAGATGGCGTCCTTCTCTGGCCAGTCGGCGAGGTATTCGTCGATCGGGAGGAAGGCGTTCTTGGAGGCGAGTGCGGGCGTCATCACCTGCCCGAGCATCGTGACGTCCGCGAGGGACCCGCTCGCGGTCGCGGTGAGCAGCTTCTGGAATCCTGAGCCCCAGTCGGACTGGCGAACTTCCACGTCGATCCCGTGCTCCTCGGTGAACGGCGTGAGAACGGTCTCTCGCAACCAGGTGAGAAATTCCTCGGTGGGTCCGAACAGCATGAGCGAGAGCGAGTCGCCGCTCGAGCCGGATGATGTGCCGCTGCCACACCCAGCGAGGGCGAGGCCGCCGGCGCCGGCCGCAGCCGTCTGCAGCAGGGTACGCCGGCTGATGGATGTGCGTGATGAGGAGGTCATTCCGGTATCTCCGTCGATAGCGGTTAGGGGCTAAGTGAAAAATCACTTAGCACGGAATGTAGGGCAAACAGGGTCGACCGGTCAAGGACTGCCGCCGGCAGGTGCACGCGTATCCTGGGTCGATGAGTTCCGAGCCCAAGCGCCTGGTGCTGCTGCGGCACGCCCAGGCCGAACACGGCGCGCTCCGCGACGTCGACCGGGCGCTCAGCATCGACGGGCGCGCTCATGCACGTCTGGTGGGGGAGCGGCTACTCGCCTCGACCGGCGTGCCCGACCTGGTGCTGTGCTCGGCCGCCGTGCGCACCCGGCAGACCTGGCAGCTGGTCGCCGTCGGGATGGAGGGGGCCGCCGACGACGTCGAGGTGCGCCACCTCGACGAGCTCTACGGGGCGGACGTGACGGACATGCTCGACGTGCTCTGCGCGGCGCCCGAGGCGGCCACCCGCCTGCTGGTGGTCGGCCACGAACCGGTGACCTCCGCCGTCGCGCACCTGCTCGCCGGCCCCGGGTCCGAGGATGCTGCCACCCACCGGGTGCGCACCGGGATCTCCACCGCGATGGCGGCCCTGCTCACCCACGACGGCTCGTGGAGCAGCCTCGGCCGGCGCAGCAGCGTGCTCACCGGCCTGGTCAGCGGGCGGGAGAACGGCTGACGGCGACCGGTCGCCTCAGAGCCACTCCAGCACGCGGTCCAGTCCGCCCTCGGTGATCGCCCGGTCGGCCTGCGCCGCGACCACCGGCTTGGCGTTGAAGGCGACCCCGAGACCGGCCACTGCCAGCATGTCGAGGTCGTTCGCGCCGTCCCCGATCGCGACCGTGTCGGCCAGGTCGATGCCCTCCTGATCGGCGAAGTAGCGCAACCACCGCGCCTTCGCGGCCCGGTCGACGATCTCACCCGTCACTCGCCCGGTCAGCGCGCCGTCGGCCACCTCCAGCCGGTTCGCCCGCACCCGGGTGATGCCGTGCCGCTCCGCCAGCGGGTCGACGATCTCGTGGAAGCCGCCGGAGACCAGGGCGAGCGGCCAGTCCCGCTCGTGGGCCGCCGTCACCAGCTCGGCCGCACCGGCGCTGAGCCGCACCTGATCACGCACCTGCTCCAGGGCGCTCACAGGTAACCCGGCCAGCGCGCTGACCCGCTCGGTCAGCGACGCGGCGAAATCCAGTTCCCCGGCCATCGCACGTTCGGTGATCGCGGCGACCCGGTCGCCGGTCCCGGCGCGATCGGCGAGCAGGTCGATCTGCTCACTGGTGATGAACGTGGAGTCCACGTCGACGATGATCAGACGGCGGGTCCGCGGGGCACGCTCACTCATGCCGCCCGATCATGCCAGCAGATCGTCAGTCGGCCGTGATCCGACCGTTCTTCGGGACGACCGTGATCCCGGTGTCGGTGATGGTGAACCCGCGAGCCTTGTCCCGCTCGGCATCCACCCCCACGGTGGCGCCGGCCTCGACGGTGACTCCCTTGTCCAGGATCGCCCGGCGTACGGTGGCGTGCCGGTGCACGATCACCCCGTCCATCAGCACCGAGTCCTCCACCCGCGACCACGAGTTCAAACGAACGCCGGGGGAGAGTACCGAGCCGGACACCTCACCGCCGGAGACGACCACACCGGGGG
Proteins encoded:
- a CDS encoding SURF1 family protein, with product MTEPSPAVGSRYAFLRSRRWAGIGAVTLVVCLACTLLGHWQLTRYQGKADAAALVTANYEAAPVPLSELLPTADAPWDDDLTWRRVQVSGTYLTPSVLLPQRPIEGSPADHVLGIFVADSGDPEQPWLLAIDRGWYRTDAFGDHAAERELPDGNVTLTVRLRGAEPASDRELAAGSVRAIHPGQVLEEAAPGAAVAGSIVSGTYGVLAEESPTTARPPAPLPRPSVDVGNHLSYAFQWWVFAIGSLVGFVVLARREAAALADGASARRPDAVGNRDTPRRPRRPSAEEEEDAMIDAQLAAMRPPDSSDGAQASETSSR
- a CDS encoding DUF3099 domain-containing protein — its product is MSEVHAITSAGRPQSVQSHDRIVRYLITMGIRTACFAGAFFIDGWIRWVCLAAAGILPIVAVMLVNAGERRTEPDTMIDQVPIEPDHQVGARVIEADEVRQ
- the fabG gene encoding 3-oxoacyl-ACP reductase FabG, giving the protein MSEQVEQQGGRTVVVTGANRGIGRAIAERFVADGYRVAGIARKDDLPDGVFFAEADMTDSASVDAAFTAIEEHQGPTEVLVANAGITKDTLLMRMSDEEFTDVVDVNLTGVFRCVRRATKGMIRKRTGRIIMISSVVGLYGSPGQVNYAATKSGLVGMARSITRELGGRGITANVVAPGFIDTAMTAELPEATQQSYLGSIPAGRFGQTQEIADAVAFLATAGYVSGAVIPVDGGLGMGH
- the fabI gene encoding enoyl-ACP reductase FabI, with the translated sequence MGLLEGKTLLVTGVLMQSSIAFSVARLAQEQGATVVLSSFGRQLKLTQAIARRLPQPAPVVELDVTNEEDLAALADRVSEHVDHLDGVVHSIGFAPQSVMGGNFLAGEWKDVSTAVEVSAFSLKSLAVAAKPLLTRGSGVVGLTFDAQYAWPVYDWMGVAKAAFEATARYLARDLGPDGIRVNLVSAGPLRTTAAKSIPGFEEMEGGWPDRAPLGWDVSDAEPTARTIVALLSDWFPATTAEIVHVDGGVHAMGL
- a CDS encoding GyrI-like domain-containing protein, whose product is MKIDLKKTIPSYSARHGQFSLMQVPPLQYLMLDGQGDPNTSVDYSDAVSSLYPVAYVVKFLSKTELDRDYVVPPLEALWWADDMTAFTTERDKSRWHWTVMIGLPDWLDAEHVETARERVRHKGGAPVLDHVRLETLEEGLSVQTLHVGSYDDEAPVLAAMHTEFIPAQGLRRTGRHHEIYLSDPRRMPAERLRTILRQPVERDSA
- a CDS encoding sulfatase, translated to MKAIVVMFDTLNRRYLPPYGCTSTYAPNFQRLAERTVTFDNCYAGSMPCMPARRELHTGRYNFLHRSWGPLEPFDDSLPELLRELGVYSHLVTDHQHYWEDGGATYHQRFSTFELFRGQEGDKWKGHVPSSTEGSPPPSAHTGAGAHQGAHDARRQDAINRQYLTDEADHPQTKVFDAGIEFIETNAAQDRWLVQIETFDPHEPFFSAKRHKEHYRRDYDGPDFDWPPYAPVSEPPEVVQHARDEYSALLTQCDESLGRVLDVMDAHNMWEDTMLIVCTDHGFLLGEHGWWGKIVQPWYDETIHTPLFVWDPRSGVRGERRSALVQTIDLPATLLDHFDGDPTPDMEGRSLADTVAADHQIRSHALFGSFGGHVNVTDGRYVYMRASVSPENAPLEEHTLMPTHMRARFAPEELLETELAAPFPFTKGVRPLRMPGTTFGNLNAYDFGTLLFDLQQDPQQLDPIVDDDIELALADAMVELMRANHAPRSQFERLGLPFTGPVTGEHLLAQRQQRLVAASIRT
- a CDS encoding PadR family transcriptional regulator, encoding MKLEIALLSWLLVRRMSGYDIVAWLKQEGKFIGYDRYASQVYRYLNRLHEAGLLEFEVEKRQNAPDAKVYHITDSGVQRLREWLASTYAPKGYLDDPELKFRIEVGALLDLPRALELIDQELAFRTEEIARNRGRDRSIDTTFARPEANIAALEALREEQHVHGNWRTDRYMEWMVRLRSMLDDLSDRTIAPRRE
- a CDS encoding carbohydrate ABC transporter permease encodes the protein MTMKTSRRTAGIWQAVALILAALYAVPVGYIVMISLTPSGQNLGQWPTHLDLGNYADAFGSTDFVRFFGNSVAVAVVCTLTQLLLSCSAGYALALLPVRAKNTLTLLVVALLVVPPEVAMVPLFVMITRVPLLGGNDILGAGGTGMLDTLPALMLPHLVSALPIFLMRQFYAGLPTELGDAARVDGASEVHIFARIYTPLVKPAAAIVAVIAFQAAWNDFLWPLVSTTSNDMRTLQLGLTIFFQENSTQWTLLMAAVLAISIPIVIGFLLVQRFFRSGVLSGALK
- a CDS encoding carbohydrate ABC transporter permease, with the protein product MTTSAPSTGRVDLRSGQRRAGNLLVAPAYTGIVITALVPLLAAFALSFTSYGLLEPPQWVGLRNYRTVLGDPVYWESLRNTVSFAFGQVLIGIVVTIFVALLFNRALFGGAVMRTIVYIPQAASYVVVALMWNLLLDPAVGPINAALGALGVDHPVYFLTDSSLAMPSIIVMSLWRNLGYFMIIVLAALQSVPEELTEAAMMDGAGPVRRFFAVTLPSISKVVSFVAITWFLGALQMFTQSYVMTGGGPVNATRTLVYLMYDEAFLRLDIGTACAIAVMLFVLVVVLSVLLRVLLRTRKD
- a CDS encoding extracellular solute-binding protein, translating into MTSSSRTSISRRTLLQTAAAGAGGLALAGCGSGTSSGSSGDSLSLMLFGPTEEFLTWLRETVLTPFTEEHGIDVEVRQSDWGSGFQKLLTATASGSLADVTMLGQVMTPALASKNAFLPIDEYLADWPEKDAIYPDMLADGTYDGVSYAVPVYADVRAPFYRTDLLDQVGASIPTTWDEYRAVAEALDAESGGPLEFPTFWSQDNAVGMMQAWSQLLYQAGGAFFSDDGASTLASAEGHAALEYLVGYFDSGLSDPHLVYQGTGARPTIAGTAGMVFGSQTQLRNAAEFAPEVRDHLVAGPPLGGTATSEPTTIAWINKLAISATTDQPDAAWALVSTLASKDNAERYAEFFGGLPARSDLTDAAYLEDSEPELIAALADARALPTSPNLLEIQQEINTALQAAIRQERSVEETLQQLDATIDGINAD
- a CDS encoding SixA phosphatase family protein, with the protein product MSSEPKRLVLLRHAQAEHGALRDVDRALSIDGRAHARLVGERLLASTGVPDLVLCSAAVRTRQTWQLVAVGMEGAADDVEVRHLDELYGADVTDMLDVLCAAPEAATRLLVVGHEPVTSAVAHLLAGPGSEDAATHRVRTGISTAMAALLTHDGSWSSLGRRSSVLTGLVSGRENG
- the serB gene encoding phosphoserine phosphatase SerB; the encoded protein is MSERAPRTRRLIIVDVDSTFITSEQIDLLADRAGTGDRVAAITERAMAGELDFAASLTERVSALAGLPVSALEQVRDQVRLSAGAAELVTAAHERDWPLALVSGGFHEIVDPLAERHGITRVRANRLEVADGALTGRVTGEIVDRAAKARWLRYFADQEGIDLADTVAIGDGANDLDMLAVAGLGVAFNAKPVVAAQADRAITEGGLDRVLEWL